A stretch of Sphingorhabdus sp. YGSMI21 DNA encodes these proteins:
- a CDS encoding MFS transporter gives MTVSIHSADSPVSQGVMLKYGIGQLGAQIFRDTPAVLLPIFMITMLGIPAWLAGLAIMAPKLWLVICDPLVGSFSDRLESRFGRSPMLAVGAVASSIGFFALFTVSDFGSPWLAAAVVSLTFLLAQTGFSAFSVPYLALAGELSRDTHERTKILVYRMIFTMIGLILGIGVAQPMAEWFGGGRFGWMAMGAVLAIVCAFTMLTTALSLWRFRAPRKVQEQVGMIEQLRRGWRNKPFMMINMTNFFQSIGSSCSFSVVGLIFIYSIGDISLLWPFMVAMTVGSLLSQPVWLAKSRRYGKLPVFVFACIAWGLVTLSWLALGTFGDTSWAVPVLGQVRIEVILVILRAVLIGIFNSGFVLLAISLFTDTLNFGSQPDQAPQEGSLSGMWSASEKLAFAIGPLISGAVLSLFGFMSSTGGAIEQSETAINGVILCYSLIPAAIVMISLVCLRRYSKIM, from the coding sequence ATGACCGTTTCAATCCATTCGGCGGACTCCCCGGTTTCCCAAGGCGTAATGCTCAAATACGGCATCGGGCAACTCGGCGCCCAGATTTTTCGCGACACGCCCGCAGTCCTTCTTCCGATATTCATGATCACCATGCTCGGTATTCCTGCGTGGCTGGCCGGCCTGGCGATCATGGCACCCAAATTATGGTTGGTTATCTGCGATCCTCTGGTTGGGTCCTTTTCCGACCGGCTGGAATCCCGCTTCGGCCGTTCTCCGATGCTGGCGGTGGGCGCCGTTGCATCCTCGATCGGCTTTTTTGCATTGTTCACGGTATCGGATTTTGGTTCGCCCTGGCTGGCAGCGGCCGTGGTTTCTCTGACCTTCTTGCTGGCCCAGACGGGTTTCAGCGCTTTTTCTGTTCCCTATCTTGCCCTGGCCGGTGAACTGTCCCGCGACACGCACGAGCGGACGAAGATATTGGTGTACCGGATGATCTTCACCATGATCGGCCTGATACTCGGCATTGGTGTTGCCCAGCCAATGGCCGAATGGTTCGGTGGCGGCCGTTTCGGCTGGATGGCGATGGGTGCAGTGCTGGCTATAGTCTGTGCTTTCACCATGCTGACCACGGCGCTCAGCCTTTGGCGGTTTCGCGCGCCCCGGAAGGTGCAGGAACAGGTCGGTATGATCGAGCAGTTGCGGCGCGGCTGGCGAAACAAGCCATTCATGATGATAAACATGACCAACTTCTTCCAGTCGATCGGGTCGTCATGCTCCTTCTCGGTGGTCGGTCTGATCTTCATCTACTCGATTGGCGACATTTCCCTGCTTTGGCCCTTCATGGTCGCGATGACCGTTGGATCGCTGCTCAGCCAGCCGGTCTGGCTTGCCAAGTCCAGACGCTATGGGAAACTCCCGGTATTTGTCTTTGCTTGCATCGCCTGGGGCCTGGTCACGCTTAGCTGGCTGGCGCTGGGTACGTTCGGAGACACAAGCTGGGCCGTCCCCGTGCTCGGGCAGGTGCGCATCGAGGTGATACTGGTTATCCTGCGCGCAGTGCTGATCGGCATCTTTAATTCCGGCTTTGTCCTGCTGGCAATATCCCTGTTCACCGATACGCTGAACTTTGGTAGCCAACCGGACCAGGCACCGCAGGAGGGAAGCCTGTCCGGCATGTGGTCCGCCTCGGAGAAACTGGCCTTTGCCATCGGACCGCTCATCAGCGGTGCCGTCCTCTCCCTGTTCGGCTTCATGTCATCGACCGGCGGCGCAATCGAACAGTCGGAGACGGCCATTAACGGTGTCATTCTCTGTTATTCGCTCATTCCGGCGGCTATCGTGATGATCAGCCTGGTCTGTCTGCGCCGATACAGCAAGATCATGTAA